One Thermoplasma volcanium GSS1 genomic window carries:
- a CDS encoding phosphate signaling complex PhoU family protein, which translates to MGKTTRKVQITGGSTFIVSLPPEWVKRNGITKGSEISISDDGNDLVISSSNPDLPEVSKKIIIPPNYTGKPLQRLLTSSYISGFDTLSIVSKEKMGSELRDDIKRFSKVVMGIEIIEETSKSVVLQNVLNVKTFPLSKAIRRMSLNVGTMIEDTIKAIEDYDEELFQNVIERDDEVDRYQWYIYREVKNHCQYEDSNVFMLVLSRILERMADHTVNICIAMKDRKAVNGRMEMIDNLKFSLDVYNHAVESFYSKNFKVLDGIINQKSEINERKFKLLKILSYDVVLSSIAEEISRIGLYGTDIAELAMDLILSDKLEFSVQ; encoded by the coding sequence ATGGGAAAAACCACTAGAAAAGTACAGATAACAGGCGGCTCTACGTTTATAGTTTCCCTTCCGCCCGAATGGGTTAAACGGAACGGTATAACTAAGGGTTCCGAGATATCAATAAGTGATGATGGAAATGACCTAGTGATATCTTCATCCAACCCTGATTTGCCGGAGGTATCAAAGAAAATAATAATACCTCCTAATTACACGGGCAAACCCTTGCAAAGGCTGCTTACTTCATCGTATATATCTGGTTTCGATACTCTTTCCATTGTATCGAAAGAAAAGATGGGGAGCGAGCTAAGAGACGATATAAAGCGTTTCTCAAAAGTCGTTATGGGCATTGAGATAATAGAGGAGACTTCGAAAAGCGTTGTACTTCAGAACGTATTAAATGTTAAGACATTCCCGCTCTCAAAGGCCATAAGGAGGATGTCGCTGAACGTTGGGACAATGATAGAGGACACAATAAAAGCTATTGAGGACTATGACGAGGAGCTCTTCCAAAATGTAATAGAGAGAGACGACGAGGTCGACAGGTACCAGTGGTACATATATAGAGAAGTAAAAAACCACTGCCAATATGAAGATTCAAACGTTTTCATGCTTGTGCTTTCACGCATACTAGAGAGAATGGCTGATCATACAGTAAACATATGCATTGCCATGAAAGACCGAAAAGCCGTAAATGGAAGAATGGAGATGATCGACAATCTGAAGTTTTCACTTGATGTGTACAATCATGCTGTCGAATCATTCTACTCAAAGAATTTCAAAGTCTTAGACGGCATTATAAATCAGAAGAGCGAGATAAATGAGAGGAAGTTCAAGCTTTTAAAGATTTTAAGCTATGATGTTGTTCTTAGTTCGATCGCTGAGGAGATTTCAAGAATAGGGCTCTATGGAACCGATATAGCGGAACTTGCTATGGATCTTATACTCTCAGACAAGCTAGAGTTCTCAGTTCAATAG
- the acnA gene encoding aconitate hydratase AcnA: MVEIKEETFEVDGRKYYYYPLNKILDGKRLEKLPRSLRILLESMVRNLDGRSITQDDIDAIVNWNPSNVPDKEIRFKVSRVVMQDFTGVPAVVDLASMRDTVKKLGKDPELINPQVRVDLVIDHSVQVDYYGESFAIEKNEELEFNRNLERYKFLKWAQKSFKNFRVIPPGTGIIHQVNLEYLAEVIFDYEEKGKRYAYFDTLVGTDSHTTMINGIGVLGWGVGGIEAEAALLGQPITISLPEVIGVRLHGELNPGVTATDLVLTITELLRKVNVVDKFVEFFGPSVKYLSVPERATVSNMCPEYGATLALFPIDDQTLDYLRTTGRSDHKIKLIKKYLELQGMFGESEGVEYTKVIDLDLSTVKPSVAGPKLPQQRLDLDQVPSSFLSSVESNSDSHLVSLRKVPLKLKGQDVELSDGDIVIAAITSCTNTSNPYVMLAAGLVAKKAVELGLKVNPKVKTSLAPGSRVVTDYLTESGLIDYLDKLGFYLVGYGCTTCIGNSGPLDKDVDEAIIKNNLNVVSVLSGNRNFEARIHKDVKANYLMSPPLVVAYAIAGNITINLDKDPLGEVNGKKIYLKDIWPSNNEIKDAVNKYVKKEMYEKRYGNITNKRWESIDVPESPVYNWDESSTYIRNPPFFENFKLNELISTFSVKGAYPLLILGDSVTTDHISPAGSIPKDSPAGKYLIEHGVKPEDFNSYGSRRGNHEVMMRGTFANVRIRNLMVNKEGGYTIFIPDNKEMSVYDAAMKYRSMGIPLVVVAGREYGTGSSRDWAAKGTYLLGVRAVLAKSYERIHRSNLVGMGVIPIEYESLNPQDIDFTKKIDIDIDGIDPGSKARMTYTDKNGESHTVPVTLRVDTPAEADYIRNGGILQYSLRKILSSN; encoded by the coding sequence ATGGTTGAGATAAAGGAAGAAACTTTTGAAGTCGATGGAAGAAAGTACTACTACTATCCGCTCAACAAAATTTTAGATGGAAAACGGTTGGAAAAGCTACCTAGATCCCTAAGGATATTACTTGAATCGATGGTTAGGAACCTGGACGGGCGTTCTATAACCCAAGATGATATAGATGCAATAGTTAACTGGAATCCTTCGAACGTACCTGACAAAGAAATTAGGTTCAAGGTTTCACGTGTAGTGATGCAGGATTTCACCGGTGTCCCTGCTGTAGTAGACCTTGCATCTATGAGGGATACGGTAAAGAAACTTGGCAAAGACCCTGAACTTATAAACCCGCAGGTTCGTGTTGATCTTGTCATCGACCATTCCGTGCAGGTAGACTACTACGGCGAATCGTTTGCTATCGAAAAAAATGAGGAACTCGAATTCAACAGGAACCTTGAAAGGTACAAGTTCCTAAAATGGGCCCAAAAGTCATTCAAGAACTTCAGAGTCATACCGCCCGGAACGGGAATAATACACCAGGTCAATCTTGAGTATCTAGCAGAAGTCATATTCGACTATGAAGAAAAAGGAAAGAGGTATGCATACTTCGATACGCTTGTAGGAACGGATTCTCATACCACTATGATAAATGGTATTGGCGTGCTTGGCTGGGGTGTTGGTGGAATAGAAGCTGAGGCAGCGCTGCTAGGCCAGCCGATAACTATATCGCTTCCTGAAGTTATAGGAGTAAGGTTGCATGGGGAATTAAACCCAGGTGTAACCGCAACGGATCTGGTATTGACAATAACCGAACTTCTCAGGAAAGTTAACGTTGTGGATAAGTTCGTTGAGTTTTTTGGGCCTTCAGTAAAGTATCTTTCAGTTCCGGAGAGGGCAACAGTTTCTAATATGTGTCCGGAATACGGGGCAACTCTAGCACTGTTCCCTATAGATGACCAGACCCTCGATTACCTGAGGACAACAGGAAGATCCGATCACAAAATAAAGCTTATAAAAAAATACCTAGAACTGCAGGGGATGTTCGGAGAAAGTGAGGGTGTAGAATACACAAAAGTCATAGATCTTGATCTGTCAACTGTCAAGCCAAGCGTAGCTGGGCCAAAGCTGCCGCAGCAGAGGCTAGATTTAGACCAGGTGCCATCGAGCTTCCTCTCCTCTGTAGAATCGAACAGCGACAGTCACCTAGTTTCTCTTAGGAAAGTCCCGCTCAAGTTGAAAGGGCAGGATGTAGAACTTTCTGATGGCGATATCGTCATAGCAGCTATAACAAGCTGTACTAACACCAGCAACCCCTATGTAATGCTGGCTGCAGGTTTAGTTGCGAAGAAGGCCGTAGAGCTTGGACTAAAGGTAAATCCAAAGGTAAAAACAAGCCTTGCGCCAGGGTCGAGAGTTGTTACAGACTATCTCACTGAATCTGGTTTAATCGATTACCTAGACAAGCTAGGGTTTTACCTAGTAGGATATGGATGTACAACATGCATAGGAAACAGCGGGCCGCTTGACAAGGATGTCGATGAGGCTATAATAAAAAACAATCTTAACGTCGTATCAGTATTATCAGGCAACAGGAATTTCGAGGCAAGGATACACAAGGACGTAAAGGCAAACTATCTTATGTCTCCTCCGCTAGTAGTTGCCTACGCAATAGCAGGAAACATAACTATAAACTTGGATAAAGACCCGTTAGGAGAAGTTAATGGGAAAAAGATATACCTTAAAGATATCTGGCCTTCAAACAATGAAATTAAGGATGCAGTCAATAAATACGTAAAGAAGGAGATGTACGAGAAGCGCTATGGAAACATAACGAATAAGAGATGGGAAAGCATAGATGTACCTGAATCGCCTGTATACAACTGGGACGAATCAAGTACTTACATAAGGAATCCGCCATTTTTTGAGAACTTTAAACTCAACGAGCTCATAAGCACTTTCTCTGTCAAAGGGGCTTATCCCCTGTTGATACTCGGTGATTCTGTTACGACAGATCATATATCGCCTGCTGGATCCATACCAAAGGATAGCCCTGCAGGAAAATATTTGATCGAACATGGCGTTAAACCAGAGGATTTCAATTCTTACGGTTCGAGGAGAGGAAACCACGAAGTCATGATGAGAGGCACATTCGCAAACGTTAGAATAAGAAACCTTATGGTGAACAAGGAGGGTGGCTACACGATATTTATTCCAGACAATAAAGAAATGTCAGTTTACGATGCTGCAATGAAATACAGGTCTATGGGGATACCTCTTGTTGTAGTGGCCGGAAGGGAGTATGGTACAGGAAGCTCCAGGGATTGGGCTGCCAAAGGAACATACCTGCTTGGCGTCAGGGCAGTACTGGCGAAAAGCTATGAAAGGATACACAGGAGCAACTTGGTGGGAATGGGTGTTATTCCTATAGAATACGAAAGCCTCAATCCGCAGGACATCGACTTTACGAAAAAAATAGATATCGATATAGACGGCATCGACCCAGGATCAAAAGCAAGAATGACTTATACTGACAAGAATGGAGAGAGCCATACTGTACCTGTAACGTTAAGGGTAGATACCCCTGCTGAGGCCGATTATATAAGAAACGGCGGCATACTGCAGTATTCTCTCAGAAAGATACTTTCTTCGAATTAA
- a CDS encoding helix-turn-helix domain-containing protein produces the protein MFKIAITSVPARVDVSDLDRSLAYFLSDIGYIPKINPSTDMNSIKNSVYFRLFKECFLMNGERFWTPEELMSYLGTSRSTLYRHLNKLKYMDLLEEVKDGKIKKYRIRSGDILKAWSWVEINVKMAMDNYRSNVEHIVDLIRSNSNSNLRP, from the coding sequence ATGTTTAAAATTGCCATAACATCGGTGCCGGCAAGGGTGGATGTTTCTGATCTTGATAGGAGCCTAGCTTACTTTCTTTCAGATATTGGGTATATACCAAAGATCAATCCATCAACCGATATGAATTCAATTAAAAATTCTGTATATTTTAGGCTCTTCAAGGAGTGTTTTCTGATGAACGGTGAAAGATTTTGGACACCTGAGGAATTGATGAGCTACCTTGGGACAAGCAGATCTACACTGTACAGGCACCTTAATAAATTGAAATACATGGATTTGCTAGAAGAAGTAAAGGATGGTAAAATCAAGAAGTACAGGATAAGATCAGGAGACATTTTGAAAGCCTGGTCATGGGTCGAAATAAACGTTAAGATGGCAATGGACAACTATAGGAGCAACGTTGAACACATTGTCGATCTCATAAGGTCAAATTCAAATAGCAACCTTAGGCCCTAG
- the pth2 gene encoding peptidyl-tRNA hydrolase Pth2, protein MVVKLVVAVRKDLDMGKGKIAAQVAHAAVSCAIKAMKEKKKIFDEWMDEGQKKIVVKVPNVDEIYIIKKKADSMGIINEVIQDRGYTQVEPGTVTCIGLGPDYEVYLDDITGKYKLL, encoded by the coding sequence ATGGTAGTGAAGCTAGTTGTTGCAGTGAGAAAGGACCTTGATATGGGCAAGGGAAAAATAGCAGCGCAAGTAGCCCATGCTGCAGTTAGCTGTGCCATAAAGGCTATGAAGGAAAAGAAGAAGATCTTTGATGAATGGATGGATGAAGGGCAAAAGAAGATAGTAGTTAAAGTTCCGAATGTAGATGAAATCTATATAATTAAGAAAAAAGCAGATTCAATGGGTATAATAAATGAAGTGATACAGGATCGTGGATATACCCAAGTTGAACCTGGGACAGTCACCTGCATAGGGCTTGGCCCAGACTACGAAGTTTATCTGGACGATATAACTGGAAAATACAAGCTTTTGTGA
- a CDS encoding HemK2/MTQ2 family protein methyltransferase: protein MKEYFGIRIEECESVYEPSDDTFLLMQYAECKGRAIEIGCGTGLVSIYFKKRGCNIECVDLNQSAVDCTKRNAEINGVSLNVYASDLFEAARGVYDTVLFNAPYLPVSDEDMAWSGGKSMELISRFLRESKNHINRSSNIFIVLTDLTDNESLFMDEGFLYEVIKKYCFDFEDILLYKLNMKV, encoded by the coding sequence ATGAAGGAATATTTTGGGATCAGGATAGAGGAATGCGAATCGGTATATGAACCATCAGACGATACCTTCCTTCTTATGCAGTACGCTGAGTGCAAAGGCCGTGCTATTGAGATTGGATGCGGGACGGGTTTAGTTTCGATCTATTTCAAAAAAAGAGGATGCAACATAGAGTGCGTAGATTTGAATCAAAGCGCGGTCGATTGTACGAAAAGAAATGCTGAAATAAACGGTGTCAGCCTTAATGTATATGCATCTGATCTATTCGAGGCAGCCAGAGGGGTCTATGATACAGTTCTGTTCAATGCCCCATACCTGCCGGTCTCAGATGAAGACATGGCTTGGTCTGGTGGGAAAAGCATGGAGTTAATATCTAGATTTCTAAGAGAATCAAAAAACCATATCAATAGATCTTCGAATATATTTATTGTGCTCACAGACCTCACAGACAATGAATCCCTCTTCATGGATGAAGGGTTTCTCTATGAAGTAATTAAAAAATATTGCTTTGATTTTGAAGATATACTGCTTTACAAACTAAATATGAAGGTTTAA
- the ilvA gene encoding threonine ammonia-lyase, giving the protein MENLEIPSFDEIIEAQRYLEGKVNRTPLIRSTTIGKEYGADIYFKLENFQKTGSFKSRGAIFRFSKLSEDEKRHGVITASAGNHAQGVAYAAMINGIDAKIVMPEYTIPQKVNAVISYGAHVILKGSDYDEAHRYADEIAKQEGRIFIEAFNDRWVISGQGTIGLEIMEDLPDVDIILVPVGGGGLISGIALAAKHASNKVKVIGIESELSDSMKASLREGKIVAHTSGVSICDGISVKYPGVLTFDIARKYVDDIVTVTEEYVSKAIYKLFERNKIVAEPSGAVGLAAIMEGKVDVKGKKVAIVVSGGNINPLLMSKIIYKELENLGQLVRIECTIPDRPGNLYRIAMAIAENGGNIYHAEVDNLRKETPPGFQSVTFTVNVRGQDHLDRIIGSLREMGYLFRIT; this is encoded by the coding sequence ATGGAAAACCTCGAAATACCTTCATTTGATGAGATAATAGAGGCACAGAGATACCTCGAAGGCAAAGTCAACAGGACTCCTCTCATAAGATCGACTACTATCGGAAAAGAATATGGAGCAGATATTTATTTCAAACTTGAAAATTTTCAGAAGACAGGTTCTTTTAAGTCGAGGGGTGCTATATTTAGGTTTTCAAAGCTATCTGAAGATGAAAAAAGGCATGGTGTAATAACTGCCAGTGCAGGAAACCATGCACAAGGGGTAGCCTACGCAGCTATGATAAACGGCATAGATGCCAAGATAGTTATGCCAGAATACACGATACCGCAAAAAGTAAACGCAGTTATAAGCTACGGGGCCCACGTCATTTTAAAAGGATCCGATTATGATGAAGCGCATAGGTACGCGGACGAGATTGCAAAACAGGAGGGTAGGATCTTCATAGAGGCATTCAACGACCGTTGGGTTATTTCAGGGCAAGGCACAATAGGCCTGGAGATAATGGAGGATTTGCCAGATGTTGATATAATACTCGTTCCGGTAGGTGGCGGCGGCCTCATCTCCGGAATAGCACTGGCAGCAAAGCATGCAAGCAACAAGGTCAAAGTAATAGGAATAGAATCAGAGCTGTCCGATTCTATGAAAGCATCACTCCGGGAAGGAAAGATAGTGGCACATACTAGCGGAGTCAGCATATGCGACGGCATCTCCGTCAAGTATCCAGGAGTCCTCACATTTGACATAGCAAGAAAGTACGTTGATGACATAGTAACAGTAACTGAAGAATATGTTTCTAAGGCTATCTACAAACTCTTCGAGAGAAACAAGATCGTAGCCGAGCCTTCAGGGGCAGTAGGTCTCGCCGCCATAATGGAGGGCAAGGTAGATGTTAAGGGAAAGAAGGTCGCTATAGTTGTTTCCGGAGGAAACATAAACCCGCTGCTCATGTCAAAGATAATATATAAAGAATTGGAAAACCTTGGCCAACTTGTACGCATAGAGTGTACTATACCAGATCGGCCTGGGAACCTTTACAGGATAGCTATGGCTATAGCAGAAAACGGCGGTAATATATACCATGCCGAAGTAGATAACCTTAGGAAGGAGACGCCGCCAGGATTCCAGTCAGTTACATTTACGGTAAATGTCAGAGGCCAAGATCACTTGGATCGTATAATAGGAAGCTTGAGGGAGATGGGCTATTTATTTAGGATAACATGA
- a CDS encoding helix-turn-helix domain-containing protein produces the protein MEMMPNIDELRKMRKNLGISQKDLARVTGVSQSYIARLEKGTINPTYSKIKAIYEYLTKSSEKANTIALTCDKIMTRNVVVCRADDSILKALNLMRDRGYSQLPVVNEENKVIGTVTESNINDMLLKGMSVDSLRGLTVRRVMGDVLPQVDKNTPINVIYQLLKYSNAVLVLDSGNLTGIITKADILKTVAGLS, from the coding sequence ATGGAAATGATGCCCAACATTGACGAACTAAGAAAAATGAGAAAGAACCTCGGAATCAGCCAGAAGGACTTGGCAAGGGTAACGGGTGTCAGCCAGTCCTATATAGCAAGACTCGAAAAAGGCACGATTAACCCTACTTATTCAAAGATAAAGGCCATATACGAATACCTAACAAAATCCAGTGAAAAAGCAAATACCATTGCGCTTACCTGTGATAAGATAATGACAAGAAATGTCGTAGTATGCCGGGCAGACGACTCTATTCTTAAGGCACTTAACCTTATGAGGGATCGCGGATACTCGCAACTGCCTGTTGTAAATGAAGAAAATAAGGTGATAGGCACTGTTACTGAAAGCAACATAAATGACATGCTGCTTAAGGGAATGAGTGTAGATTCGCTCAGAGGTCTAACGGTGCGCAGAGTTATGGGGGATGTGTTGCCACAGGTTGATAAAAATACACCGATAAACGTCATATACCAACTCTTAAAATATTCGAACGCAGTACTAGTTTTGGACTCAGGAAACTTGACGGGTATAATAACAAAGGCCGACATATTGAAAACAGTTGCTGGCCTATCCTGA
- a CDS encoding MBL fold metallo-hydrolase gives MSDDVVVKLLNDGYFSLDAGAYFGVVPKAIWSRKFQEIDNTVRLATNVLYITESDGTSILVDSGIGNKFDDKFRKIYRVEKQSDIYEYIRLHGDPNSVRMIINSHLHFDHVGHNADFKNAYAYAQADEFKAARYRNYITKANYRLSASQIKNKVEIGGSKRINGFIRVIKTDGHTPGHQVILINAGGRKIMYFGDIVPSTFHLKLPYRTAIDLDPLKTIEFKKNLVKMAIRENYICIFNHDVETPAAILSGDYSDPKYVKVDI, from the coding sequence ATGAGCGATGACGTAGTGGTTAAACTCTTGAACGATGGCTATTTTTCATTGGATGCAGGTGCTTATTTCGGTGTGGTCCCAAAGGCCATTTGGTCTCGAAAATTTCAGGAAATAGACAATACTGTTAGATTGGCCACAAATGTACTCTATATCACTGAAAGCGACGGAACGTCCATACTCGTTGACAGTGGTATAGGAAATAAATTCGATGATAAATTTAGGAAAATATACAGGGTTGAAAAACAGTCTGATATATATGAATATATAAGACTGCATGGAGATCCAAATTCCGTGAGGATGATAATTAATTCGCACCTTCACTTTGATCACGTTGGCCATAACGCTGATTTCAAGAACGCTTATGCATATGCACAGGCTGATGAATTTAAGGCAGCAAGGTATAGAAACTATATAACTAAAGCAAATTATCGGTTATCAGCATCTCAAATAAAGAACAAGGTAGAAATTGGAGGGTCTAAGAGGATCAACGGTTTCATAAGGGTGATAAAAACGGATGGCCATACGCCGGGGCACCAGGTAATACTTATCAACGCCGGAGGCAGAAAGATCATGTATTTCGGTGATATAGTACCTTCAACCTTCCATCTCAAGTTGCCTTACAGGACGGCTATTGACCTTGATCCCCTGAAAACAATAGAGTTTAAGAAAAATCTTGTTAAAATGGCCATACGTGAAAACTACATATGCATATTCAACCATGATGTCGAAACACCTGCAGCAATTCTCAGCGGTGATTATAGCGATCCAAAATACGTTAAGGTCGATATTTGA
- a CDS encoding CDP-2,3-bis-(O-geranylgeranyl)-sn-glycerol synthase — MNYPLLMAQAIILFVPALIANSGAVLTGGYFVLDRGKNFIDGRRILGDGKTLSGYLGGSFIGIVSGVIIYWISYATHFILGNYGSIALSIEIPAVMAFGSLTGDILGSFVKRRIGIKSGGKGGLLDQWPFALVAFLFLFLMERPFFLHYYFFAGIIVILAIVPPLHRAVNIIGYKLHKKDVPW; from the coding sequence TTGAATTACCCATTGCTTATGGCGCAGGCTATTATACTTTTCGTCCCTGCACTGATAGCTAATTCAGGTGCGGTACTAACTGGTGGATACTTTGTACTAGATAGGGGGAAGAATTTTATTGACGGCAGGCGTATTCTGGGAGATGGAAAAACTCTTAGCGGTTATTTAGGAGGCTCCTTTATAGGTATCGTATCAGGTGTCATAATATATTGGATATCATATGCTACGCACTTTATACTTGGTAACTATGGCTCTATTGCCTTATCTATTGAAATACCAGCTGTAATGGCCTTTGGATCTCTAACTGGTGATATATTGGGCTCTTTCGTAAAGAGACGAATAGGGATAAAGAGCGGCGGAAAAGGCGGATTGCTTGATCAGTGGCCATTTGCCCTTGTGGCATTCTTGTTTCTATTTTTGATGGAGAGGCCATTTTTCTTGCATTACTACTTCTTTGCCGGCATTATCGTGATACTTGCCATAGTACCACCGCTTCACAGAGCTGTTAACATAATTGGGTATAAATTACACAAGAAGGATGTGCCATGGTAG